DNA from Actinomycetota bacterium:
TTTTAGCCCTACGAACGATTATGTATCTCATAACCTCATCGGTGAGCTTGGAAACTCTATGAAGCTCGGCTATGGTCTCGGGTATTCCCCTAAACTTAATTACCAGATAATATCCCTCAACTTGTTCGAGAATGGGATAGACTAATTTGCGTCTGCCCCACTTATCTACCTGCTCAACTTTCCCTTTATACTTTTTTATGAGATTTTCAACCTTCTTGATAATTTTTTCTATCGCTTCCTTTTCCAGAGTAGGATCGAGAATGAGCATTATCTCATAATCCCTCAATCATCCACCTCCTTCGCTCTGAAGAAA
Protein-coding regions in this window:
- the rpsF gene encoding 30S ribosomal protein S6, which produces MRDYEIMLILDPTLEKEAIEKIIKKVENLIKKYKGKVEQVDKWGRRKLVYPILEQVEGYYLVIKFRGIPETIAELHRVSKLTDEVMRYIIVRRAKT